GGCTGCAGATACAGGAACGACGCATCGCTCTCGTCGGCCTCGGCCACCAGGAACTGACTCTCGCCCAGGCGCGCGTTGGCGCCGGCACTGGTGAGCCGCCCACCGATGACGAAGGTGGGGTCCAGCCCGCCCTCGGCCAGTACACTGGCCACCAGGCTGGTGGTCGTGGTCTTGCCATGGGTCCCCGCAACCGCAACGCCGTAGCGGAAGCGCATGAGCTCGGCCAGCATTTCCGCCCGCGGCACCACCGGAATACGCGCCTCCCTGGCGGCCTGCACTTCCGGGTTGTCCTCACCCACGGCGGTGGAGACCACCACCGCGTCGGCGTGTGCCACGTGCCCCGGTGCGTGACCGGTGCGGATGGTTGCGCCCAGCTCGTGCAGGCGCGCGGTCACCGGGTTCTCCTTGAGATCACTACCGGAGATCCGGTAACCAAGATTCAGCAGTACCTCGGCAATGCCGCTCATGCCGGCACCGCCGATGCCGACGAAGTGAATACGCCGGACCCGGCCCATGGTGCCGGGGCGAGTGTGATCCATGGGATGCGGGCGCTGGCCGTTGCTCATCGGGCCACCTCCAGACAACGTTCGGCCACCGTCTCGGCGGCATCCGGCTTCGCCACGGCGCGTGCGGCTCGGGCCATTTCCAGCAGCCGCCCACGATCGCCTCCCAGCCCTTCCAGGTGTTCCTGCAGCCGCTCCGGCGTGATTTGATCCTGGGGCAGCAACACTGCAGCGCCGGCGTCCACCAGGTGCCGGGCGTTGGCGGTCTGGTGGTCATCCACGGCATGGGGCAGCGGCACCAGGACGGCGGGCACGCCGGCAACGGCCAGTTCGCTCACCGTCAGGGCGCCTGCGCGGCAGAGCACCACGTCCGCCCACTCGTAGGCGGCAGCCATGTCACTGATGAACGCCGAAACGTCGGCATCCACGCCGGCATCGGCGTAGGCCTGCCGGGCAATGTCCTCGGTACGCTGGCCCGCCTGGTGCCGGACCGCGGGACGGTCGGCCTCGGGCATCCTGGCCACGGCACGGGCAACGGCCTCGTTGAGCGCCTGGGCACCGAGACTGCCGCCCAGCACCAGCAGCCGCCAGCGCCCGGCGCGCGGCGTCCGCTGCTCCGGGGGTGCCAGCCTCAGGATGTCGCCGCGGACGGGGTTGCCGGTCACTTCGGCGCGCCGTCCGGGGAACGCCCCGTCGAATCCGGCCAGCACGACCCGGGCACAGCGCGCCAGCAGGCGATTGGTCAGGCCGGCGCGGGCATTCTGTTCGTGAATCACGAGCGGGTAGCGCAACAGCCATGCCGCCATGCCGCCGGGACCGGCCACATAGCCGCCCATGCCCAGCACCGCACGGGGACGCTGCCGTCGCAGGACGCCCACGGCCTCGAGAGCGGCGCGCAGCACCCGTACCGGTGCCAGCAGCCAGCCGCTAACGCCCTTGCCGCGCAGGCCACGCACGGTGAGCCATTCAATGGCGAAGCCCGCCTCCGGCACCACACGCGCCTCCAGCCCTTCCCGGGTGCCCAGCCAGACCACGGGAATGTCGCGGGCACGCAGCGCGTCCGCCACGGCCAGGGCCGGGAACACATGGCCGCCGGTGCCGCCGGCCATGATCAGCACCGGCGCCTGGTTGGCTGCGGAGCGGTTCATGATGCCCTCCTGCGGCTTGCCGAACGCGCCGCCATGCGCCGCTCGTAGTCCACCCGCAGGACCACCGCCAGGGCGATGCCGGTGGACAGCATACTGCTGCCGCCGTAGCTCATCAGCGGCAGGGTGAGCCCCTTGGTGGGCAGCAGGCCCATGCTCACGCCGATATTGATGAAGCTCTGCAGTCCCAGCCAGAACCCCACCGCCAGACTGACGTAGCCGCCGAAGTGGTGATTCTCCCGGAGCGCCGCCATGCCGATGGACAGCACCCGCCAGACGATCCAGCCGTACAGGGCGATCACCACCACCACGCCCACCAGCCCGAGCTCTTCGGCGAGCACCGCGAAGACGAAATCCGTGTGCGCCTCCGGCAGGTAGAACAGCTTCTGCACGCTGGCACCGAGGCCAACGCCGAACCACTCGCCCCGACCGATGGCGATGAGGGACTGGGTGAGCTGGAAACCGGTGTTGAAGGGATCCGCCCAGGGATCCACGAACGCCGTGAGCCGGGTGACCCGGTACGGCGAGGTGATGATCAGGGCCCAGGCCAGGGCGCCGGCTCCTGCCACGAGTGCAGCAAAACGCCACAGTGGCACCCCGGCCAGGAACAGCAGGCCCAGACCGGTGGCACCCAGCACCAGCGCGGCACCGAAATCCGGCTGCATCAGCAGCAACACGCCGGTGGCCCCGAGCAGCACGATGGGGATGAGAAAACCCTGCATGGAGCCCCGCACGCGGTCGCCCCGGCGCACCATGTACGCGGCCAGGTAGAACAGCACACCGAACTTGGCCACCTCGGACACCTGCAGATGGAAGATTCCAACCGGGATCCAGCGGGTGGCGCCGTTGACTTCCCGGCCAACCCCCGGAATGAGCACCGCCACCAACAGGAGAAAAGCGCAGAGCAGCAGCAGGCCGCTGGCCTGATACCAGGCATGCAGCGGCACCTGCAGCACCAGCCAGACCCCCGCCAGGGTCATGCCCAGGAACAGCAGCTGACGCTGGAGGAAATAGAAAGGCGAGCCGAACTGGCTGTCGGCCAGTGACATGGACGCGGAGGTCAGCACCACCAGGCCCACCACCACCGCGGCGATCAGGGCCCAAACCAGGCGCTGGTCCAGATTCGGCCACAGGGCACTGGCACGGCGGGCCTCGCCGGCGGCGGCATTGAGCACGCGCACACTCATGGCACCAGCCTCCCCACGGCGTCGGCAAAGGCACGTCCGCGCGCCTCGTAACCGGCGTACTGATCAAAACTGGCACAGGCCGGGGACAGGAGCACGGTATCCCCGACCTGCGCCACCTCGCACGCCCGCGCGACCGCGTCGTCCATGTCGCGGGCACGAACCTGGGGCACCCGGTCGCCCAGCGCGCGCGCCAGGATGGGTGCATCGTCGCCCACCAGCACCACGGCGCGCGCCTTGCGCGCCAGCGGCTCCACCAGGGGCGTGAAATCGGCGCCCTTGCCCTGACCGCCGGCGATCAGCACCAGGGGCCCATCCAGACCTTCCACGGCGGCCAGGGCGGCGCCGACATTGGTGGCCTTGGAGTCGTTGATCCAGCGCAACCCGGCGCGGTCGCCCAGCCACTGCATGCGATGGGGCAAACCGGTGAAGCGCTGGAGCACCCGCAGGCAGGCGTCGGATGGCAGCCCCACGGACTCGGCCAGGGCCAGCGCCGCCAGGGCATTGAGCTGGTTATGCCGCCCCTGCAGGGCCAGGGAGTCCACCGGCAGCAGGGCATCGCGGTCCCGCGCCAGCCAGTCACGGCCGCCGCTGCGGAGAATGCCGTAGCCCTCCTGTGACGGCGCTGCCAGGCCAAACGGGCGCACTGCTCGGCCACGCCGCGCCATGGCGGCGACTCGGGCATCGTCCCGGTTCACCACCATGACGCCATCACCGTGGTAGACCCGGGCCTTGATGGCGGCGTAGGTCTCCACGTCGCCGTGACGATCCATGTGGTCGGCACTGACATTCAGGACCACCGCCGCCGCCGGGCACAGGGAATGGGTGGTTTCCAGCTGGAAGCTGGACAGCTCGAGCACGTAGAGGTCCGGCTCCGGATCGTCCAGCAGGTCCAGCGCCGGGGTGCCTAGATTGCCGCCGACACCGGCGCGCTTGCCGGCCTCCCCCGCCATCTCCCCCACCAGGGTGGTCACGGTACTCTTGCCATTGGAGCCGGTAATGGCGACCACCGGAGCACGGGCCTGGCGGGCGAACAGCTCGATCTCGCTGATCACGGGCACACCGCACAGACGGGCCTGGCGCAGCGCCGGCTCATCCAGGGAGACCCCCGGGCTGACCACGATCTCGGCGGCGTCCGCCAGCAGGGTGGCGTCGAAGTCCCCCAGGTGCAGCGGGATGGCAGGGTCCAGATCGTGAACCTTGCTTGCCCCCGGCGGGCGCCGGCGGCTGTCGGTGGCGGCGACGGCGATACCACGACGGTGCAGGAAGCGCACGCACGCCTCCCCGGTCTGCCCCAGACCGACCACCACCGTTGTACGCACGTTTTTCGCCATGACTGCCTGCATTTACCTGATCTTCAACGAGGCCAGACCGATCAACACCAGAATCACGGTGATGATCCAGAAGCGGACGATCACCCGCGGTTCCGGCCAGCCCTTGAGTTCAAAATGATGGTGCAGCGGCGCCATGCGGAACACGCGCCGACCGGTGAGCTTGTACGACGCCACCTGCAGCATCACCGAGAGGGTCTCCACCACGAACACGCCCGCCATGATGAACAGCACGATCTCCTGACGGGTGACCACCGCCACCACGCCCAGGGCCGCGCCCAGCGCCAGTGCGCCCACGTCACCCATGAACACCTGGGCCGGGTAGGCGTTGAACCACAGGAAGCCAAGCCCCGCACCCACCAGGGCACCGCAGAAGATGACCACCTCGCCAACGCCGGGCACGAACGGAATGCCCAGATAGTCGGCGAACTGGAAGTGACCGGAGGCGTAGGCGAACACGCCCAGGGCACCCCCCACCAGCACCGCCGGATTGATGGCCAGTCCGTCGAGCCCGTCGGTGAGGTTCACGGCGTTGCTGGCGCCGACGATCACCAGGTAGGTGAGCGGGATGAACAGCCAGCCCAGCTGCCAGGTCACGTCCTTGAGGAACGGCAGGATCAGCGTGGTCTCCACCGTGTTCTGGGCAGTGATGAACAGCGCGAACGCGGCGCCCAGCCCCACAACCGACTGCCAGATGTACTTGTGCCGTGCCGCCAGACCGCGACTGTTGCCGAAGCGCAGCTTGAAATAGTCGTCGACACCGCCGATCACGCCGAAGGCCAGCGTGGTCAACAGCACCACCCAGATATAACGATTGCTCAGGTCCGCCCACAGCAGCGTCGCCGTGGCGATGGCCACCAGGATCATGGCGCCGCCCATGGTGGGCGTGCCCGCCTTGGACAGGTGCGACTGCGGGCCGTCGTCGCGCACCTGCTGGCCGATCTGGTGACGCGTCAGACGACGGATCACCACCGGCCCGACCATGAACGACATGATCAACGCCGTGAGCACGCCGAGAATGGCGCGCAGGGTGATGTACTGGAATACGCGGAACCCGCTGTAGAACTCTTCCAGAAACGCGGCCAGATGGAACAGCATGTCAGCCTCTCCCCCCGGCCATGTCCCCGACCTCCAGCGCCTGCACCACCCGCTCCATGCCCATGCTGCGGGAGCCCTTCACCAACACCGTGACGTCGGCGGTCACTGCCGCGCGAAGGGCATCGATGAGCGCCTGCTGATCGTCGAAATGCTGCGCGCCTGCACCGAAGGCGGTGGCCGCCTCGGCACTCAGTGGTCCCACGGCGAACAGCCGCCGGACGCCGGCGGCCCGCGCCCGGCGCCCCGCCTCGGCATGCAGTGCGGCGCCGTCGGTGCCCAGTTCACCCATGTCTCCCAGCACCAGCCAGCTCGCGCCCTGAACCGTGGCGAGCACCTCCAGGCCCGCGGCCAGGGAGGCCGGATTGGCGTTGTAGGTGTCGTCCAGCACTGTGGAGCCGGCGACGCCGTTACGGCGATTCAACCGGCCGGCCACCGGGCTGACGCCCTCCAGGCCACTGCGGATCGCCTCCGGCGAGGCGCCCAGCGCCGACGCCGCAGCGGCCGCAGCCAGCGCGTTCATGAGATTGTGTCGGCCGGGCACCGGCAGGCGAACGGACACCGTCCCGGCCGGCAGACTGATACGAACCGGCTGTCCTGGGCTCGCCGGCGAGGCGGACACGGCGGCCGGGGCGTCAATGCCGAAGTCGACAATGGCCTTGCCGCCGGCAAGCTGCCGCCACAGGTCGGCGTAGGCATCGTCGGCGTTGATCACTGCGGTCCCCCCGGCACCCAGCCCCTGGAACATCTCGCCCTTACCGCGGGCAACGCCGTCGACACTGCCGAAGCCCTCCAGGTGGGACGGCCCGGCATTGGTCACGACGCCAACGTCCGGTTCGGCGATGGCAGCCAGGGTGGCGATTTCACCACCATGATTGGCTCCCATCTCCACCACCGCAAAGTGATCCCCCTCGGCCAGACGGAACAGGGTCAGGGGCACGCCGATGTCGTTGTTCAGGTTACCGCGGGTCACCAGAGTGGGGGCGACCTGGTTCAGAATCGCGCCGAGCATTTCCTTGACCGTGGTCTTGCCATTGCTGCCGGTAATGGCCGCGATTCGCGCGGTGCAGCGACGACGCCAGTGCCGCGCCAGGGCGCCCAGCGCACGGCGTGTGTCCTCCACCACCAGCGCCGGCGCACCGATGTTGTCACCGTGGCGGACCATGACTGCGGCGGCGCCGCGGGCCACGGCATCACTCAGGAAACCGTGGCCGTCGAAACGCTCCCCCTCCAGGGCAACGAAGAGCTCGCCCGGGTTGACACTGCGGCTGTCGGTACTCACACCCCGAAAAGCGACCGAGGGCCCGCTCAGGCGCGCCCCCAGTGGTGCCGCGAGCTCATCCAGACGGCAGTGGATCATGGCTCACCTCCCGCCTGGATGCGCTCAACCACCTCGCGGTCACTGAAATGGTGCCGCCCGGTGGCGGTGATCTGGTCGGTTTCGTGGCCCTTGCCGGCGACCAGGACCACATCGTCGACCGCCGCCTCGCTCAGAGCAGTGGCAATGGCCACGGCGCGGTCGCGGATGATCCGTGCGCCGCCCGGAGCGCGCAAGCCGTCGCGAATCGCCGACACGATGGCGTCCGCGTCTTCGCCACGGGGATTGTCGTCGGTAATGATGATCTCGTCGGCCAGCGCTTCCGCGGCGCGCCCCATCAAGGGCCGTTTGCCGGTGTCGCGCTCGCCGCCGCAACCGAACACGCACCAGACACGCCCTCGGGCATGCTGCCGCAGCGCCGAAAGCGCCGCACTCAGGGCTCCGGCCGTGTGTGCGTAGTCCACCACGGCCAGCGCCCGGCCCGCAGCACTGAAAGGTTCCATGCGCCCCGGCACGGGACGCACGCGCTGCAATTGCTGGCTGATGACATCGGTGTCCAGCCCGAGCCCGTGCAGGACGCCGATCACCGCGAGGATATTGGCGGCGTTGAAACGGCCCAGTAACGGCACGCTCACATCAAGGGTCCCGGCCGGGGTGATGGCGGTCATGGCCAGTCCTTCGGCGCGGGTCCGCAGGGAGGTGCAGAGAAGCTCCACATCGGCCCCGGCGTCCAGGCTGTAGGACAGAACCCGGACGCCGCTCTGCCGCAGCTCCCGGCGCAGGCGCAGCCCCAGGGCGTCGTCCTGGTTGAGAACGGCCAGCTGCAGGTCCCCGCCGCGGAACAGGCGCATTTTCGCCTGGGCGTAGGCCTCAACCCCGCCGTGGTAGTCCAGATGATCCCGGCCCAGGTTGGTGAGTACGGCGGTATGGAACGGGATCCCCGCCAGCCGCTCCTGCATCAACGCATGGGACGATGCTTCCATGACCACGCTGCGGGCGCCGCGGTCCGCCATGTCGCGAAGCCGCTCCTGCAGCGTGGGGGCATCCGGGGTGGTCATGCCAGTGTCCGTAAGGTCGTCTGGAAACCCGGCGCCCAGGGTGCCCACCAGCCCACACCGGGCATCCTCACGATCCAGGGCGTCGGCGAGGAAACGTGTGACCGAGGTCTTGCCGTCGGTGCCGGTCACACCGATGCATTGAAGCGCGGCAGCGGGGTAGCCATGGATACGCGCAGCCAGTTCACCGGCATGCGCTGCAAGCCCCGGCACCGGCACCAGGGGAACACCCGCCGCGTCGCAGCTGGCCCTGGCGGCGGCAACATCACCCGCACCGTCGGGTTCGTAGAGCACCGCAGCGGCACCGGCGGCCACCGCGCCGGCAACGTGAGCAAGACCGTGCTGACGTGTCCCGGGGATAGCGACGAAGGCAGCACCCGCAGCCAGACGGCGGGTATCCAGGGCCAGCCCGGTAACCTGCGTGCTCGCAACCGCGTCACTGCGGGCGATGCCCTGGAGCAGGGTCGCCAGGGGCGTGCTCAGGGTCTGGTACGCAGCGGCGCTCATTGGCGCTCATCCCCCATGGCGGTCAGCGACTCCGGCACCGGCGTCCGCTCCAGGCCGTCCGGCGGCACGTTTAGTAATCGCAGGGCGCCGCCCATGACCTCGGCAAAGACCGGGGCAGCCACCTGGCCACCGTAGTAGGCCTCACCCCGGGGTTCGTCCAGCATCACGGTGAGTACCAGCCGCGGATGACTGGCCGGGGCCATGCCCGAGAACCAGGCGACGTAACGGTCCTCGGCATAGCCACCGGCCTCGGACTTGTGCACCGTTCCGGTCTTGCCGGCGACCCGGTAGGCCGGAACCTGCGCGCGGGTCGCCGTACCGCCGCTGATGGTGGCCTTTTCCAGCATGCCGCGCACGGCCGCCGCCGCTTCCGGGCTCATGACGCGCTCGCGCTCCTCCGCCTCGTCACTGCGCAGGAATGTGGGCAGCGGCATGGTGCCGTCGCCGGCAATGGCGGCATAGGCACGAGTCAGCTGCAACGGCGTGGCGGACAGTCCGTAGCCGAAGGCCAGGGTGGCCTGCTCGATCTCGCTGCCCGAAGGCATGGAGGCAAGCCGTCCGGACGCTTCACCGGGGAAACCGACACCGGTGCGCTGGCCGAAACCGGCGCGACCCAGCAAGCGCCACAGCGCATCATCCTCAAGATCCAGCGCCAGTTTCGCCGCGCCGATATTGCTGGACTTGCTGAGCACCTCAGTGACATCGATGCGGCCGTAGTCCCGCAGATCCCGCACCCGGTGACCACCCACCCGGATCACGCCCGGCCCGGTATCGATCTCCGTCTCCGGCGTGACGCTGCCCGCGTCCAGGGCGGCCGCCACGGTGAAGGGCTTGATGGTCGAGCCCGGCTCCCAGGCATCCACCAGGGCACTGTTGCGGGAACTGCCCGACTCCATGCCGGCGCGGTTGTTGGGGTTGAACGCGGGCTGGTTGACCATGGCCAGGATTTCGCCGGTGTGCTGATCCATCAGCACCAGCGAACCGCCGGCGGCGTCATGGGCGTTCACGGCCGCCTTGAGCTCCCGATAGGCAAGATACTGCAACCGACGGTCGATGCTGAGCTCGAGGTCACGTCCCGGACGCGGCTCCCGGAGCTGCTCCACGTCCTCGATGATGCGCCCACGCCGGTCCTGC
The DNA window shown above is from Aquisalimonas sp. 2447 and carries:
- the murF gene encoding UDP-N-acetylmuramoyl-tripeptide--D-alanyl-D-alanine ligase, which encodes MIHCRLDELAAPLGARLSGPSVAFRGVSTDSRSVNPGELFVALEGERFDGHGFLSDAVARGAAAVMVRHGDNIGAPALVVEDTRRALGALARHWRRRCTARIAAITGSNGKTTVKEMLGAILNQVAPTLVTRGNLNNDIGVPLTLFRLAEGDHFAVVEMGANHGGEIATLAAIAEPDVGVVTNAGPSHLEGFGSVDGVARGKGEMFQGLGAGGTAVINADDAYADLWRQLAGGKAIVDFGIDAPAAVSASPASPGQPVRISLPAGTVSVRLPVPGRHNLMNALAAAAAASALGASPEAIRSGLEGVSPVAGRLNRRNGVAGSTVLDDTYNANPASLAAGLEVLATVQGASWLVLGDMGELGTDGAALHAEAGRRARAAGVRRLFAVGPLSAEAATAFGAGAQHFDDQQALIDALRAAVTADVTVLVKGSRSMGMERVVQALEVGDMAGGRG
- a CDS encoding penicillin-binding protein 2 — protein: MSTANANKPYQPPYWRYVTVLVAFAVLAGALGWRAVDLQVVRKDFLQHQGDARHLRVVSDPAHRGMLTDRTGEPLAISTPVETVWAHPGNLLEAADRLPELARMLDIDPSALAQRLRQRSGREFVYLRRHVSPDLAQQVMDLDLPGVALRREYRRFYPAGEVTGHLLGFTDVDDVGLEGLELAFESWLRGESGRKRVVQDRRGRIIEDVEQLREPRPGRDLELSIDRRLQYLAYRELKAAVNAHDAAGGSLVLMDQHTGEILAMVNQPAFNPNNRAGMESGSSRNSALVDAWEPGSTIKPFTVAAALDAGSVTPETEIDTGPGVIRVGGHRVRDLRDYGRIDVTEVLSKSSNIGAAKLALDLEDDALWRLLGRAGFGQRTGVGFPGEASGRLASMPSGSEIEQATLAFGYGLSATPLQLTRAYAAIAGDGTMPLPTFLRSDEAEERERVMSPEAAAAVRGMLEKATISGGTATRAQVPAYRVAGKTGTVHKSEAGGYAEDRYVAWFSGMAPASHPRLVLTVMLDEPRGEAYYGGQVAAPVFAEVMGGALRLLNVPPDGLERTPVPESLTAMGDERQ
- a CDS encoding UDP-N-acetylmuramoyl-L-alanyl-D-glutamate--2,6-diaminopimelate ligase; protein product: MSAAAYQTLSTPLATLLQGIARSDAVASTQVTGLALDTRRLAAGAAFVAIPGTRQHGLAHVAGAVAAGAAAVLYEPDGAGDVAAARASCDAAGVPLVPVPGLAAHAGELAARIHGYPAAALQCIGVTGTDGKTSVTRFLADALDREDARCGLVGTLGAGFPDDLTDTGMTTPDAPTLQERLRDMADRGARSVVMEASSHALMQERLAGIPFHTAVLTNLGRDHLDYHGGVEAYAQAKMRLFRGGDLQLAVLNQDDALGLRLRRELRQSGVRVLSYSLDAGADVELLCTSLRTRAEGLAMTAITPAGTLDVSVPLLGRFNAANILAVIGVLHGLGLDTDVISQQLQRVRPVPGRMEPFSAAGRALAVVDYAHTAGALSAALSALRQHARGRVWCVFGCGGERDTGKRPLMGRAAEALADEIIITDDNPRGEDADAIVSAIRDGLRAPGGARIIRDRAVAIATALSEAAVDDVVLVAGKGHETDQITATGRHHFSDREVVERIQAGGEP
- the ftsW gene encoding putative lipid II flippase FtsW; its protein translation is MSVRVLNAAAGEARRASALWPNLDQRLVWALIAAVVVGLVVLTSASMSLADSQFGSPFYFLQRQLLFLGMTLAGVWLVLQVPLHAWYQASGLLLLCAFLLLVAVLIPGVGREVNGATRWIPVGIFHLQVSEVAKFGVLFYLAAYMVRRGDRVRGSMQGFLIPIVLLGATGVLLLMQPDFGAALVLGATGLGLLFLAGVPLWRFAALVAGAGALAWALIITSPYRVTRLTAFVDPWADPFNTGFQLTQSLIAIGRGEWFGVGLGASVQKLFYLPEAHTDFVFAVLAEELGLVGVVVVIALYGWIVWRVLSIGMAALRENHHFGGYVSLAVGFWLGLQSFINIGVSMGLLPTKGLTLPLMSYGGSSMLSTGIALAVVLRVDYERRMAARSASRRRAS
- the murD gene encoding UDP-N-acetylmuramoyl-L-alanine--D-glutamate ligase; translated protein: MAKNVRTTVVVGLGQTGEACVRFLHRRGIAVAATDSRRRPPGASKVHDLDPAIPLHLGDFDATLLADAAEIVVSPGVSLDEPALRQARLCGVPVISEIELFARQARAPVVAITGSNGKSTVTTLVGEMAGEAGKRAGVGGNLGTPALDLLDDPEPDLYVLELSSFQLETTHSLCPAAAVVLNVSADHMDRHGDVETYAAIKARVYHGDGVMVVNRDDARVAAMARRGRAVRPFGLAAPSQEGYGILRSGGRDWLARDRDALLPVDSLALQGRHNQLNALAALALAESVGLPSDACLRVLQRFTGLPHRMQWLGDRAGLRWINDSKATNVGAALAAVEGLDGPLVLIAGGQGKGADFTPLVEPLARKARAVVLVGDDAPILARALGDRVPQVRARDMDDAVARACEVAQVGDTVLLSPACASFDQYAGYEARGRAFADAVGRLVP
- the murG gene encoding undecaprenyldiphospho-muramoylpentapeptide beta-N-acetylglucosaminyltransferase, which codes for MNRSAANQAPVLIMAGGTGGHVFPALAVADALRARDIPVVWLGTREGLEARVVPEAGFAIEWLTVRGLRGKGVSGWLLAPVRVLRAALEAVGVLRRQRPRAVLGMGGYVAGPGGMAAWLLRYPLVIHEQNARAGLTNRLLARCARVVLAGFDGAFPGRRAEVTGNPVRGDILRLAPPEQRTPRAGRWRLLVLGGSLGAQALNEAVARAVARMPEADRPAVRHQAGQRTEDIARQAYADAGVDADVSAFISDMAAAYEWADVVLCRAGALTVSELAVAGVPAVLVPLPHAVDDHQTANARHLVDAGAAVLLPQDQITPERLQEHLEGLGGDRGRLLEMARAARAVAKPDAAETVAERCLEVAR
- the mraY gene encoding phospho-N-acetylmuramoyl-pentapeptide-transferase → MLFHLAAFLEEFYSGFRVFQYITLRAILGVLTALIMSFMVGPVVIRRLTRHQIGQQVRDDGPQSHLSKAGTPTMGGAMILVAIATATLLWADLSNRYIWVVLLTTLAFGVIGGVDDYFKLRFGNSRGLAARHKYIWQSVVGLGAAFALFITAQNTVETTLILPFLKDVTWQLGWLFIPLTYLVIVGASNAVNLTDGLDGLAINPAVLVGGALGVFAYASGHFQFADYLGIPFVPGVGEVVIFCGALVGAGLGFLWFNAYPAQVFMGDVGALALGAALGVVAVVTRQEIVLFIMAGVFVVETLSVMLQVASYKLTGRRVFRMAPLHHHFELKGWPEPRVIVRFWIITVILVLIGLASLKIR